From the genome of Trypanosoma brucei brucei TREU927 chromosome 11 chr11_scaffold01 genomic scaffold, whole genome shotgun sequence:
ATATGCAAAACATATACGTATCTGGCAAATTTCTGGCTGTTTagcttccttctcctcccttcctttttttctcttcgtctGCCAATAGGGGAGGCTACCGCACGTTCCGTGTCtcactattttattttattttgcattTGCTCGAACCTTCGGTCTCTTCTCACCACTTTAAAACTGAATAACAAACCGCGGGTGTGCAACCACTCGAATAAACAGAAATGTGGCAACACTTCCCCTTCATCCTACACTGCTCAAACCCACTTCCAACGCTTAAGAACACACAACTACCCTCTTTTGCATTTATTGCTAATTTCTCACCATTTTCCTTCATCTGTTCCATTCGAAGAAGTTTCTTtcacatatatgtatgcatacgCGTTACTCTTTCATATCATTGgcagaataaaaataaaaacgacaAACAACATCACAtacccttccctttcttttttctttttctttttcatttccctccctGCTCCTTTGTCTTTGCCCATACCGCGAACCCCTCTCCCGTCAGAAGCGACACATTACAACTCGTTGGGGCAATACAAGACCTTGTAACAgtcaaataaatgaaaaaaaagaaggcgaaaagaaaagcgaagTCTGTCGATgctaaaaatgaaaaagttcAAAGATTAAAGCCCGTCCCATTAGTCAATCTGTGGAGAAAAAATACTGGAGACGATGACCCAATGAATGCTCGAAGGTTGTGAATGAACGTGTGTGATGGAAATTGCAGCGattgaacaaaaagaaattgactAAACACCGAATGAacgggattttttttttaaatggcaAAATGAAGCGCTGACCACAAAACAGCTCCccggaaacaaaagaaaaaatagcgAAGGGACAAATCCCTACCCGCTGTTTCCGCTTCCCGCGTCCCCACATACGAAAACACATTAACCGCCAGAATGAGatagaagggggaaattcTTTAACAAAAGGTGGAGCCATAAACACGAACCGTTCCCGTTCCTTCGCACGGCAGCCAAagaacacacacgcatatatctACACATGCAAAGGCTTAAGTAAATGCATATAAATCGTACACACCAACACTACGAGGGAAAGAGGCTAGTAATGAAAGTAttaaaagaggggggaaatatgcCTCCGGTTTTGTCCTCTCTTCACTATCCCTCGGTCCTATTGGTCGCCCGCCCTCACCGTAACAAGTATGTTTAGTGAAGAAACAATGACGACGAAGTAAatgacagcagcaacaacaacaataataataacagcacACCAGCCTCTCCCTTAAGAAGAGAAGGGCCCCATGTGAAATGGAGCCCAGACGGCTGAgtacatttattttttacgcCTCTTCGCACCAGCGGTTCTCCTCCcgtattttctcctcctcttcgggAGTGAAGTCGCTTTCAATGTTGAAGAGTTCTCGAATCTGCTCAGCAGACTTCCCACGGATCATGTTCGCTACACACGCACAGGTGAGATCCAGTAGATCCCGCACGTTCAGAAAATTTGCCGCCATAATGACGTCGATGAGAACCTCGTGTTGTTTCTCGTCATGATCCTTTACCAGTTCGGTGTAGAGGAAATCGTGGTCCCACGGGGAGATGATCTTCTCAATGTTTGACTTAAGTGGCTTCTCGATGGGATCAGCCCGTTCCTTGTGGTGGTGCTCCATGTATTTAATCACAAGTTTGAGTGTGCGAGCGGAAACGTTAGGGATGGGAATGATGGGGTCACCACCATTTTGGTCCTCCAACATGTCCTTCAGCAAACCTGACATCATAGCGGCCTCACGCCGCACCTTAAACTTAACAGGCGTCGGATCATTGCTCTCCAGGATGCAATATTCCGTAAAGTCCACGTCCTGTACCGACACCTCTTCCGCCATGACTGTAGCTTAAAACTTATGCAGCACACAgtcaaaaaaatgaaggagtaACTGGACTCTACCCTTTATTGTTGTGTTGATGGCTTCCGATCCGTTTGTATCTAACCGGAttcctccctctcttctCTGAGTACTtactcttttgttgtttcaaaCTATCTTCTCTAAGCTTTGAATCGCCTCCCTCAGCTGCTTTAATTTCCCgctttgttgttgccttgTTTGTGGTTTCTAACTTTAATAGCTTACGACGGTGTCTCGTACACACTGTTCGTCTTCAATATTGTATCCTACGACAAAATGATCGCTACCCTTTATTGCGGATCACTCCTCCTTTCCCGATGCAAGCAATaccaagaaaaacaaaaaaggaaaataggtGCCGAGCACAGGAAGAAGAGTTGGTACAATCAAAACTAGTGGTTAGGAGCGGTCAAACGCAGTAGtcgttccccccccctctcacTTCGGCGTCACAGCATCGCTAGTGCAGCCACCCGTGCATACACAAGtctaatttttgttgttttttttactcatttttctttgaggcaataagaaaaggaaaattgaaAAGCAGAACGGAGCGATTATGGAAGCTGAGTAACGCACTTCGAGGTACGACTTAGCGTGCCAACGCCAAAAGCATCTCCCCTTGTTGCCATCATTGGCGCCTAGTAAAAGAAGCCGAGTACCTTACCACCAGTGTTACGTGCACGGGCTTCTTCGTGGTCCATGATGCCAAGTGATGTCGTGAGCACCACGAAACCAAATTGACGACTCGGGAGGATGTTCTTCACCCATTTCTCGAAGTCACGGGCGGTACAATCGAAGCGAGGGCAAATGGCACCACACTTGTTTAGACGACCATTGAGGTTCACGACAATCTTCCCCGCACGGTGGTCATCGACAATCTCGAACTCGCCAATGTATCCGTGTTTTTGCATGACTTGCAAGAACTTCACCACAACCTTCGAGGAGGGTCGGATGAGAACCTGACGCTTGCCGCGGCGCTCTGCGCCCGCAATGCAGCGGAGCGCATTCGCCAGAACGCTCATCATTGTCATCCTTGCGCTTCCTTGGctcctttgtttgttttgattaTTGTGATTGTGTTACCATGCGGTGTCATTCATGAAAAGGAGGTGAAGcatgagggaaagagagagaggtgTAGACGAATTGTCCCTGGTAAAAACAAGGAGTAAACGACAGTAACATAATAATTGTAATCACTTTTTAAGGTCCAAAAGGGCAAACCTTCGTGTTCGCACGGAATAGAAGACGATATAATGCGTTGAATTACACACTGATACGCGTGCTCAACATATTGAAGAACGGGATACTTCAGATTCCACGAGCCGAATGGGAAGCTGATGCCCCAACAGCAGTCGCAGAACCCACCAGCTGGCAGAATCACTACTCCAGCAAATGTACCCACTCCCTTGTGTGGAGGGAAAGAACCACAGCATCTGAAGGGGGTAAAAGGagcgacacacacacacacacctgcACAAGGTAAGCAACCCCTTTGTCTCCGCTTCCGCTTCCgctttctctccttcatcttttccAATATTACCCCTTACCTTCACTACTGTTCCCGTTACTCACACAGGGCTACTCTGCGTTAGTCTTTCACCTTTCTCCCCCTTGGGTGATTCGTCTCTTCCTCAAATACAACATCATCGTAATTCTCAATCTTATCAAACTTCCTCTTTTGGCGCTCCTCCCGAAGGGCCTGCCGCTTTGCTTCtcgtctctttctttcttcctttgaggCAAATAACCTTTCCATTAGGGAGGCACCAGGCACATCCACAATGATGTGCGCCCTCGCCACCGCTGGCGGATCAGGAAGCTTAAAGAAGTCACGGAACGGCTGCCAACggagcagcagcggctgaAGCAAACCAGCTGTCGAAAGGCCAATCCAATAGGCAAACATAGCAGCAGGCTGcgaagagaagaaataaacACCAATGACCGAACCTACGCGCATGCCCCAGCGAACGTATAGGCCGGTTGAACTGCGGCCGCCGCGCTGCATCATTTGGTTCAGTTCGAAATTCATTAAGAACATGCCTGCACATATCATGGGAAGTCCGTACGTGGGGTCAGGCATCGTCAAGTCAACAATCCAAAGAAATGGTGCTCTCTCGAGGTCCGTCTCGTACACAGCCAGGCGACGGACAGAGATAAAAGCAGAGAGAGTCACAGGAGCAGTTATCATCGACAAAAAGTTCTTCCATTGTGCGCAGTGATGCTTTTTCATCAGAGCGTACTTCATGCGATTGTACCCCTCCTTAATGACACGTTTCTCCGCCGTGCTAAGTGAGCGGTCGCTCTTGGCGCGGTTCTGGCAAGTAGCGATCTCCGATAGCTGAGGGTTAATGTGACTTAGGCGGAGGGCATTGCGATGACTTAGCAACGACGGGACAAGCGTACACAGTCGCATGAAGATACcataaaagaagaatacgTTCCCCCAACCCCCAAAGTCAAAACCGAATACGCCTTCGTTCCGAAGGTGCCGCATGATCTCCACTTGCTTCTCAACTGGCTGCAGAAATCCCACAATCCAATCCCAAAAGTCCTCTAGCCGCTCAAAGACGCTCTTCTCAGGACGAATGAAATCGTCCACCTCCATCGGCTGCTGAGCGAACACTTCTGGTAATTCTTCTTCGATTTCCTGATGAGATTTGCGCCCTATTGTGTCGGTATTCATCCAACTCGCTGGGTTCCAGCTGAAACAACGAATAGCCCCTGTCATGGGTGAGGCCAAACCGGTTGCTCGTGGAGCCGCTACAGCGCCGGGCCCCAGTCTACAACCTGACACGAGACGGCGCGTGAGCACCCCGCGTGAGACAAAGCGGTGGGCCGACATGCCTCACTTGCATGAACTAACAAATGAACGAAAAGACtgcagaagtaaataaataatgaagaATATCGACAAGGTTTGCGTggaatgatagtaataacaataaaagcggcaacaataacaatgaatATGTGTCCACTGTTAAGGACGGAACCGCCCCCTCACTAGCTGTATACAGACTTAAACGAAGagagaaacacaaagaaCAAGTCTGACAAATTTGAAAGGGGGATAAGtgggcgaaaaaaaaaagccgagCTTTCCAAACTGTCACCTCCATAAAAATCATCCTTTCCCGTACCCCAGACATTAAAGTACCTGTTTGGTTTAGCCTCTCTCGTAACAACTTTCTTAACGAAACAAAtggaaaatggagaaaacaaaaaaattaaaattataTATTAGGTCGCCTTGAAGCAAGCATTTATGCCGAATTCAAGGTGAATagtgggaaaagaagaacacgtcgaggaggggaaaatcCCGACAACTATCGCCACCTTCCAgctattttttgttctcccATCACTGTACACACGAGTATGTTTTTACCACGGGTGTGCAAACATTGAGCATCCTCCAACTAAAATGAAGTTCAGCGGACTTTTAAGCTTTACCTGCGTTCGCCAGCGACTCCCTAGTAGATTCATAGAGCTTCATGACAAGACCAATAGCAATGGTCTTACCGTCTTCACGCAACATGAAACGACCCATTTTGTCAAAATCCTTGTGGGGCTCGAGCACGAGCGCGCGCTCCAACTCCATTCGAGCGATCACAACATCTCCAGCCTTCACGTGTGTGGGGTCCTTCTGCACAACCTCACCCGTTTTTTTATCCACTTTAGCCAGAAGTTTGTGGAAAGAAACCTCCTCCTGTGCCGCGTGAGCGTGCAACATGACACGCGATCCAGCACATATAATATTTTTCACGTCCAGTATCACCACACGGGCCTGGAAGTACTCAACAGCGCGAAGTGACGTCGGAACCGATGTACCCACGTAGCCAGCGTGAACGTCGCCTTCATCCACGCCGCGAACGCGAAGGTGGACGTTGTCTCCGGGATAACATTTCTCAAACTCTGTCGCCTCAATTGAAATGCCTTCAACAACCGCCTCCTGTTTGCTTGGAAGTATCTGAATCTTTTCCCCAACAGCCACGGAGCCAGACTCTACCTTGCCATACACAAAAACGCGACCCTCATCCTTGTATGACCCAACAAGTGGAATACAAAGGACATCGTTTTCGCTTTTCGTCTCTGGTAAAACAAGCTCGTCGATGAAGCTCATCATTGTTGGTCCTTTGTACCACGGACAGACGCCTTCTGCTGTTTCGCGGATGAGATTGTCACCCGTAAGGCCAGCAATCGGAATAAATATGAGGTTTTTGGCCTTCTCTTCATCATAACCGTTCTGACGAAGGAAGGGTTTTAGCTTCCCCAGTATGGCATCGTAACGCTCCTTGCTCCAGTTGACCTCGTCCATTTTGTTGATAACACAGATCATTTGCTTCACGCCACACGTACGGACAAGCATAGCATGTTCGCGGGTCTGGCCACCTTTCTCAAAACCTGTCTCGAACTCACCAGTACGACTGGAGATGaccagcacacacacatctgCC
Proteins encoded in this window:
- a CDS encoding S-phase kinase-associated protein, putative is translated as MAEEVSVQDVDFTEYCILESNDPTPVKFKVRREAAMMSGLLKDMLEDQNGGDPIIPIPNVSARTLKLVIKYMEHHHKERADPIEKPLKSNIEKIISPWDHDFLYTELVKDHDEKQHEVLIDVIMAANFLNVRDLLDLTCACVANMIRGKSAEQIRELFNIESDFTPEEEEKIREENRWCEEA
- a CDS encoding 40S ribosomal protein S15a, putative, with the translated sequence MTMMSVLANALRCIAGAERRGKRQVLIRPSSKVVVKFLQVMQKHGYIGEFEIVDDHRAGKIVVNLNGRLNKCGAICPRFDCTARDFEKWVKNILPSRQFGFVVLTTSLGIMDHEEARARNTGGKVLGFFY